One Periophthalmus magnuspinnatus isolate fPerMag1 chromosome 8, fPerMag1.2.pri, whole genome shotgun sequence genomic window carries:
- the LOC117375171 gene encoding C-factor-like isoform X1, with the protein MSSKPISVLITGANRGLGLEMVKQMVDTQSPLTPLSVLFACCRDPDGPRAEALQALAKMHKDTIKIIRMDTADRSSIKQSAEQVGSLLGENGLNLVINNAAILTHSTVADSTPETMAKDFNTNVIGPMSVIQEFLPYLRAAAKNSAEPGMSCRKAAVVNLSTILGSIELTSQSYENFSTLPYRVSKAALNMLITCAAVELKKDEILCTLLHPGWVRTDMGGANASIDAQESVQGMLKIMNSMTEKHNGVLLDYKGQSIPW; encoded by the exons ATGTCTTCTAAACCCATCAGCGTGTTAATAACAGGAGCCAACAGAGGCCTGGGTCTGGAGATGGTCAAACAGATGGTGGATACACAGAGTCCCTTGACACCTTTGAGTGTGCTGTTCGCTTGTTGCAGGGATCCGGATGGACCCAGAGCTGAG GCCTTGCAAGCTCTGGCAAAGATGCACAAAGACACCATCAAAATCATCCGTATGG ACACTGCAGACCGGAGCAGCATTAAGCAGTCAGCTGAACAGGTGGGCTCACTTCTGGGAGAAAACGGTCTAAACCTCGTCATTAACAATGCAGCCATCTTAACTCATTCTACTGTGGCCGACTCCACTCCAGAGACGATGGCTAAAGACTTCAACACTAATGTAATTGGCCCCATGAGCGTCATTCAA GAGTTTTTGCCTTATCTACGTGCAGCAGCAAAGAACAGCGCGGAGCCTGGGATGTCCTGTCGAAAAGCAGCGGTCGTCAACCTCTCCACTATTCTCGGATCAATCGAACTTACGTCACAGTCATATGAAAACTTTAGCACACTCCCATACCGCGTCAGTAAG GCAGCACTGAACATGCTCATCACTTGTGCTGCCGTTGAGCTTAAAAAGGATGAGATCTTGTGCACACTGCTGCACCCCGGATGGGTCCGGACAGACATGGGCGGAGCCAAT GCCTCAATAGACGCCCAGGAGAGTGTCCAGGGGATGCTGAAGATTATGAACTCCATGACTGAGAAGCACAATGGAGTTCTGCTGGATTATAAAGGCCAGAGCATCCCCTGGTAA
- the LOC117375171 gene encoding C-factor-like isoform X2, with translation MSSKPISVLITGANRGLGLEMVKQMVETQGPLSALFACCRDPDGPRAEALQALAKMHKDTIKIIRMDTADRSSIKQSAEQVGSLLGENGLNLVINNAAILTHSTVADSTPETMAKDFNTNVIGPMSVIQEFLPYLRAAAKNSAEPGMSCRKAAVVNLSTILGSIELTSQSYENFSTLPYRVSKAALNMLITCAAVELKKDEILCTLLHPGWVRTDMGGANASIDAQESVQGMLKIMNSMTEKHNGVLLDYKGQSIPW, from the exons ATGTCTTCTAAACCGATCAGCGTGTTAATAACAGGAGCCAACAGAGGCCTGGGTCTGGAGATGGTCAAACAGATGGTGGAGACGCAGGGTCCTCTGAGTGCACTGTTCGCCTGCTGCAGGGACCCGGACGGACCCAGAGCTGAG GCCTTGCAAGCTCTGGCAAAGATGCACAAAGACACCATCAAAATCATCCGTATGG ACACTGCAGACCGGAGCAGCATTAAGCAGTCAGCTGAACAGGTGGGCTCACTTCTGGGAGAAAACGGTCTAAACCTCGTCATTAACAATGCAGCCATCTTAACTCATTCTACTGTGGCCGACTCCACTCCAGAGACGATGGCTAAAGACTTCAACACTAATGTAATTGGCCCCATGAGCGTCATTCAA GAGTTTTTGCCTTATCTACGTGCAGCAGCAAAGAACAGCGCGGAGCCTGGGATGTCCTGTCGAAAAGCAGCGGTCGTCAACCTCTCCACTATTCTCGGATCAATCGAACTTACGTCACAGTCATATGAAAACTTTAGCACACTCCCATACCGCGTCAGTAAG GCAGCACTGAACATGCTCATCACTTGTGCTGCCGTTGAGCTTAAAAAGGATGAGATCTTGTGCACACTGCTGCACCCCGGATGGGTCCGGACAGACATGGGCGGAGCCAAT GCCTCAATAGACGCCCAGGAGAGTGTCCAGGGGATGCTGAAGATTATGAACTCCATGACTGAGAAGCACAATGGAGTTCTGCTGGATTATAAAGGCCAGAGCATCCCCTGGTAA